In one Brassica oleracea var. oleracea cultivar TO1000 chromosome C9, BOL, whole genome shotgun sequence genomic region, the following are encoded:
- the LOC106314578 gene encoding uncharacterized protein LOC106314578: protein MVSTQLKEEISGIVERVTTRVDLQVKNAIMGLNLDERINRLETFINPILGLETMIAGIVADKIAAMQDAVINSVCSRLRNDVLVKPHDINQNVTQIGKNQPDRNVESRSLLSGHIPIQGVGKYHPRYATLPLPDLDITEGPAVSANPIQDRRTGVLDPVSTEDAQVTHPSEVNEPSFSLGVGVSQAAPNTVVVNAKPLEYVLPASRPAEPPIAPRKSTRSRVTPAGLDDFKCDPTVVGGLIFMRDLEPHYLGVLEQVTGMQSTNIGRDHSVPMFDFLDIALRSTQMAPKVMDSLMAFINSQTSLNDATVIVSDTNLPATLMSHHSRFVKTSVKDRLKFKFSGDALCCVTPRFKGRLYFPFNIDQQHWVGACVDFKAGVLHVLDCNTALMSDSLMRKELTPVASMLPFIAYGGSKGESSALVKAFTVSRCKGIPQVASATDAAVMTVLLIDAHKEGGVDACKTITPRVLPGAAKQLLVKFFRHITQSATNE, encoded by the exons ATGGTGTCCACGCAATTGAAAGAAGAGATCAGCGGCATTGTGGAAAGGGTGACTACTAGGGTTGATTTGCAGGTGAAGAATGCGATCATGGGACTGAACCTGGACGAGAGGATCAATCGGTTGGAGACATTTATTAACCCGATCCTCGGCTTGGAGACCATGATTGCTGGCATTGTTGCTGACAAGATAGCTGCAATGCAGGATGCAGTGATTAACTCAGTTTGCTCTCGTCTTCGAAACGATGTACTGGTTAAACCACACGATATCAACCAAAATGTGACTCAGATAGGAAAAAATCAGCCGGACAGGAACGTTGAAAGCAGATCCCTACTATCTGGTCATATTCCTATACAGG GCGTTGGAAAATATCACCCCCGCTACGCTACGCTCCCGCTCCCAGATTTGGATATTACAGAAGGCCCAGCCGTTTCTGCAAACCCCATACAGGACAGGAGGACGGGTGTCTTAGATCCTGTTTCGACTGAAGATGCTCAGGTAACCCATCCAAGCGAG GTCAATGAACCATCATTCTCCCTTGGCGTTGGAGTTTCTCAGGCAGCACCTAATACAGTTGTTGTTAATGCAAAACCTCTGGAGTATGTTCTACCGGCTTCTAGGCCAGCTGAGCCACCCATAGCGCCCCGCAAAAGCACGAGATCTCGTGTTACTCCCGCTGGGCTGGATGATTTTAAATGCGACCCCACTGTTGTGGGTGGGCTGATCTTTATGAGAGATCTGGAACCGCACTACTTGGGGGTTCTTGAGCAGGTTACAGGGATGCA GTCCACCAATATAGGGAGGGACCACTCGGTCCCCATGTTTGATTTCCTTGATATCGCCCTTAGATCAACCCAAATGGCCCCCAAG GTTATGGACTCTTTAATGGCGTTCATTAACAGCCAAACATCCCTGAATGACGCCACGGTAATTGTATCAGATACCAACCTTCCCGCCACCCTTATGTCACACCATTCTAGGTTTGTGAAGACGTCTGTGAAAGATCGACTGAAGTTCAAGTTCAGCGGAGACGCGCTCTGCTGCGTCACCCCTCGTTTCAAAGGAAGGCTGTATTTCCCGTTTAACATCGACCAGCAGCACTGGGTTGGTGCTTGCGTGGATTTTAAGGCTGGTGTGCTTCATGTGCTAGACTGCAACACAGCTCTGATGAGCGATAGCCTTATGAGGAAGGAGCTGACTCCGGTCGCAAGCATGTTGCCGTTCATCGCTTATGGAGGCAGCAAGGGCGAGTCAAGCGCGCTCGTGAAGGCTTTCACCGTTTCTAGGTGTAAAGGAATCCCACAGGTTGCATCCGCTACCGACGCTGCCGTGATGACTGTGCTTCTCATTGACGCTCACAAAGAAGGTGGCGTTGATGCCTGCAAAACCATAACACCCAGAGTGCTGCCAGGTGCTGCGAAGCAGCTTCTCGTCAAGTTTTTCAGACACATAACGCAAAGCGCCACCAATGAGTGA
- the LOC106317995 gene encoding uncharacterized protein LOC106317995, translating into MMRERYGGGSGTDPRPGEVRELMSTEHRVPITYWKAWKSRESAIGQGSGSSEAAYQCLPSYSENPGSTVALETVPAPDGEQRFKYLFLAFGASIQGFPYMRKVVIIDGTHLKGKYSGRLLTASAQDGNFQIFPIGFGIVDSENDQSWTWFFSKLQTVVPDSYDLVLVSDRHLLGDTQGLSTVAALRLPNAYPAK; encoded by the exons ATGATGAGAGAGCGCTACGGTGGTGGGAGTGGGACTGATCCACGCCCGGGGGAAGTAAGAGAGCTAATGAGTACTGAACATAGGGTCCCCATTACTTACTGGAAGGCATGGAAGTCCAGAGAGTCAGCAATAGGGCAAGGTTCTGGAAGCTCAGAGGCTGCTTATCAATGTCTGCCATCCTACTCTGAGAACCCAGGTTCAACAGTTGCGTTGGAAACGGTTCCAGCCCCTGATGGAGAACAACGGTTCAAGTATCTCTTTCTAGCCTTCGGCGCAAGCATACAAGGATTTCCTTACATGAGGAAGGTGGTGATTATCGATGGCACCCACCTAAAGGGGAAATACTCTGGCCGTCTGCTCACAGCAAGTGCTCAAGACGGGAACTTTCAAATTTTCCCAATTGGGTTTGGGATTGTAGACTCTGAGAACGATCAGTCTTGGACTTGGTTCTTCAGTAAGCTTCAAACCGTGGTTCCAGACTCCTACGATCTGGTTTTGGTATCTGACCGCCATCTACTCGGGGATACGCAGG GTTTATCCACAGTCGCAGCACTGCGCTTGCCTAATGCATATCCAGCGAAATGA